The following are encoded together in the Streptomyces rapamycinicus NRRL 5491 genome:
- a CDS encoding SAM-dependent methyltransferase yields MSTAAQSNIAQVGDRYDEFSALHAVLSDSDLPVGSNLHLGYWNDEHDEADLATATEQLTRQMLKRLAPRPGQRILDVGCGVGQPAMSLARACDVDVHGISVSRRQVEQAAARASEAGLADRVRFEYANAMQLPYADASFDAAWLFESLIHMPEKERALKEVARVLKPGSRLAVADMFHRPGHDWPLEGSEIVTAVDLDDYQKLFDRAGLRLLEIDDVSDHTIVPLPIQTKLKALLAPYREALVRAVGEGLVNQLIGPEEGVAARPGGGLPGYVLITGERP; encoded by the coding sequence ATGTCAACGGCGGCACAGAGCAACATCGCTCAAGTAGGGGATCGCTACGACGAGTTCAGCGCGCTGCACGCCGTGCTGAGCGACAGCGACCTGCCCGTGGGAAGCAATCTGCACCTCGGGTACTGGAACGACGAGCACGACGAGGCCGACCTGGCCACCGCCACTGAGCAGCTGACACGGCAGATGCTCAAGCGGTTGGCGCCCCGGCCCGGACAGCGGATCCTCGATGTGGGCTGCGGAGTGGGCCAGCCCGCGATGAGCCTGGCCCGCGCCTGTGACGTCGACGTGCACGGCATCTCGGTCAGCCGCCGCCAGGTGGAGCAGGCCGCCGCGCGTGCGAGCGAGGCCGGACTGGCGGACCGGGTGCGCTTCGAGTACGCCAACGCCATGCAACTGCCGTACGCCGACGCCTCGTTCGACGCGGCGTGGCTCTTCGAGTCGCTCATCCACATGCCGGAGAAGGAGCGCGCGCTGAAAGAGGTGGCGCGGGTGCTCAAGCCGGGGTCCCGGCTGGCCGTCGCCGATATGTTCCACCGCCCCGGGCATGACTGGCCGCTCGAGGGGAGCGAGATCGTCACGGCGGTCGACCTCGACGACTACCAGAAGCTGTTCGACCGGGCGGGTCTCCGGCTGCTGGAGATCGACGATGTGTCGGATCACACGATCGTGCCGTTGCCGATTCAGACCAAGCTCAAGGCTCTGCTCGCGCCGTATCGTGAGGCACTGGTCCGGGCGGTCGGCGAGGGGCTCGTCAATCAGCTGATCGGGCCCGAGGAGGGCGTGGCAGCGCGGCCCGGCGGAGGGCTTCCCGGTTATGTGCTGATCACCGGAGAACGTCCGTAG
- a CDS encoding FAD-binding dehydrogenase codes for MSYDADVIVVGAGLAGLVAAAELADAGRKVIVLDQEGENSLGGQAFWSFGGLFLVDSPEQRRMGIRDSRELALQDWLGSAEFDRSEDHWPRRWAEAYVDFAAGEQRSWLREQGVRFFPLVSWTERGGYAASGHGNSVPRFHITWGTGPGLLEPFVRRVLAARARGLVELRYRHRVTGLSRTAGSVDTVSGDLLAPDEVQRGAASSREVVGAFELRAQAVIVTSGGIGGNDDLVRRNWPERLGNPPRRMIAGVPAYVDGHMLEVTEKAGGRVINGDRMWHYNEGVQNWDPIWPRHGIRILPGPSSLWLDATGKRLPVPLFPGYDTLGTLKHIMSTGYDYSWFVLTQKIIEKEFALSGSEQNPDLTGKSIRGVLGRLRPGPPGPVEAFRQHGVDFVVERDLASLVRGMNALTDEPLIDEAELRREIVARDRETVNKFSKDLQINAIRAAGNYLGDKLGKVAPLHRLLDPKAGPLIAVRLNIITRKSLGGLETDLSSRVLADTGEPVPGVYAAGEVAGFGGGGVHGYRSLEGTFLGGCLLSGRVAGRAAARAVG; via the coding sequence CGTGGACTCACCGGAGCAGCGCCGCATGGGTATCCGGGACAGCCGTGAGCTGGCGCTGCAGGACTGGCTCGGGAGCGCCGAATTCGACCGGTCGGAGGACCACTGGCCACGTCGCTGGGCGGAGGCGTACGTGGACTTCGCCGCCGGGGAGCAGCGGTCCTGGCTCAGGGAGCAGGGTGTGCGTTTCTTCCCGCTCGTCAGCTGGACCGAACGAGGCGGCTACGCGGCGTCCGGGCACGGCAATTCGGTGCCCCGGTTCCACATCACCTGGGGCACCGGGCCCGGTCTGCTGGAGCCCTTCGTCCGCAGGGTCCTGGCCGCCCGGGCCCGGGGCCTGGTCGAGTTGCGGTACCGCCACCGGGTCACCGGGCTGTCGCGCACCGCCGGGTCCGTGGACACGGTGTCCGGTGATCTGCTGGCGCCGGACGAGGTGCAGCGGGGGGCGGCCAGCTCACGTGAGGTGGTGGGCGCCTTCGAACTGCGTGCCCAGGCGGTGATCGTCACCTCAGGTGGTATCGGCGGCAACGACGACCTCGTCCGCAGGAACTGGCCGGAGCGGCTGGGCAACCCCCCTCGGCGGATGATCGCCGGCGTTCCCGCCTATGTCGACGGGCACATGCTCGAGGTGACGGAGAAGGCCGGGGGACGGGTCATCAACGGCGACCGGATGTGGCACTACAACGAGGGGGTCCAGAACTGGGATCCCATCTGGCCCCGCCACGGTATCCGCATTCTGCCGGGCCCCTCGTCCCTCTGGCTGGATGCCACGGGGAAGCGGCTGCCGGTGCCGCTCTTCCCCGGGTACGACACCTTGGGCACGCTCAAGCACATCATGAGCACGGGCTACGACTACTCGTGGTTCGTACTGACCCAGAAGATCATCGAGAAGGAGTTCGCCCTCTCGGGATCGGAGCAGAACCCCGACCTCACCGGGAAGAGCATCCGGGGTGTGCTCGGCAGGCTCCGCCCCGGCCCACCCGGCCCCGTGGAGGCGTTCCGGCAGCACGGTGTGGACTTCGTGGTGGAGCGGGATCTGGCCTCGCTGGTGCGCGGGATGAACGCGCTGACCGACGAGCCGCTGATCGACGAGGCCGAGCTCCGGCGCGAGATCGTCGCCCGTGATCGCGAGACGGTCAACAAGTTCTCCAAGGACCTTCAGATCAACGCGATCCGGGCAGCGGGAAACTACCTCGGCGACAAGCTGGGGAAGGTGGCCCCGCTGCACAGGTTGCTGGATCCCAAGGCCGGTCCGCTCATCGCGGTACGGCTGAACATCATCACCCGCAAGTCGCTCGGTGGTCTGGAGACCGACCTGTCCAGCCGGGTGCTGGCCGACACCGGCGAGCCCGTTCCGGGTGTCTACGCGGCGGGTGAGGTGGCCGGATTCGGCGGTGGCGGAGTGCACGGCTACCGCTCGCTGGAAGGGACGTTCCTCGGCGGATGTCTGCTGTCCGGCCGTGTGGCGGGCCGTGCCGCGGCGCGGGCCGTGGGCTGA